Within Mycobacterium heckeshornense, the genomic segment GCGCACCGCGATGGGCTTCGGTATCGCCACGGTTGTCCTCGCCGCTTTCGCCTTGTGGCAACGCCGCAGCTCGCACCCGATGCTGGAGGTGTCGGTGTTTGCGAACCGGCGATTCTCCGGAGGGAGCCTCGCGGTGACGGCGGGATTCCTGACCCTGTTCGGCTTCATCTTCGTCATCACCCAGTACTTCCAATTCATCAAGGGCTACAGCGCGTTTGAAACCGGTGTGCGCTTGTTGCCGGTCGCCATTTCGATCGCGGTCGCCAGCGTGGCCGGCCCGCGGATGGTGGAGCGCATCGGCACCACAGCGGTGGTTGCCGCGGGCCTGGCCGTCTTCGCGGCAGGGCTGACATGGGCGTCCACCGCGGATGCGGCCACACGCTACGTCGAGATCGCCGCGCAGATGCTGCTACTGGGCGGCGGACTCGGCCTGACCACCGCGCCGGCCACCGAGGCGATCATGGGCTCGCTGTCCGCGGACAAGGCCGGCGTGGGCTCGGCCGTCAACGACACCACGCGCGAACTGGGCGGAACCCTCGGCGTCGCGATCGTCGGAAGCGTGTTCGCCTCCGTGTACTCAAGCCGCATCGGCTCCGCGTCGGCGCTGGCGGCGCTACCCGGGAACGTCCGGTCCACGATGCAGCACTCGATGGCCGCCGCGTACAAGGTCATTGGCCAACTGCCCGCCGGGCGGGTTGCCGACGTCCGCGGCGCCGTCAACCACGCCTTCCTCGACGGCATGCAGGTCGGTTCGCTGGCCTGCGCGGCCATCGCTTTGGCCGCGGCGATCGTGGTCGCAGTGCTGCTGCCCGCGCGGGCACACCGATCGGCAGCCGAGTTCACCGAGCATGCCCCATCGGCTCAGGCCGCCGCATGAGGAATCGATATGCAACACCACGCACAGTTCGAAAGCAGCGGCACCCACAGTTCTCGGCTTGGGAACGTTCCCGTGAAATGGCCCGGATATCAGTCGACCTCGCTAAGCTTCGGTCAGGGAGTGACGCATGATGTCGGATGCCACAAACAACACGCGGTCGT encodes:
- a CDS encoding DHA2 family efflux MFS transporter permease subunit; the encoded protein is MRTQLREPVFSGHAIAALAVICLSVFVISVDATIVNVALPTLSRDLNADTAQLQWIVDAYTLVMAGLLLSAGSLSDRYGRRGWLTGGLAVFAMTSAVAAQVTSADALIAARAAMGVGAAVIFPTTLGLITNIFTDPLPRAKAIGVWAAMVGVGVAAGPMTGGWLLEHFWWGSIFLVNVPVAAAAILGGILVVPTSRDPAAPKVDMPGLVLSAVGVTALVYTVIEAPNWSWTSPRTAMGFGIATVVLAAFALWQRRSSHPMLEVSVFANRRFSGGSLAVTAGFLTLFGFIFVITQYFQFIKGYSAFETGVRLLPVAISIAVASVAGPRMVERIGTTAVVAAGLAVFAAGLTWASTADAATRYVEIAAQMLLLGGGLGLTTAPATEAIMGSLSADKAGVGSAVNDTTRELGGTLGVAIVGSVFASVYSSRIGSASALAALPGNVRSTMQHSMAAAYKVIGQLPAGRVADVRGAVNHAFLDGMQVGSLACAAIALAAAIVVAVLLPARAHRSAAEFTEHAPSAQAAA